One window from the genome of Trabulsiella odontotermitis encodes:
- a CDS encoding autotransporter outer membrane beta-barrel domain-containing protein: protein MGSTNGGTGELIISNGGTVTGDYSTIGSVAGSTGTVTVDGAGAVMNTAGITVGNAGEGTLNITSGGEVNSSSAVVIGVGATGSGTVTVNGPNSVLNANGSPSASWGSLYVGSDYLYPNGTGTLTIADGGVVNSVRFGMIGYSTNSNGVVNVSSNGQLNLVNASGVAQGLTIGNSGTGTLNINTAGNVTAGSVGIGSQTTGVGTANIDGVDALLNTAAITVGASGQGTLTITDSGVVNSTGAGTLGSVAGSTGDVDVSTGGQWNLVNDSNVGQNLVVGGSGEGTLNIHADSSVTAGATHIGFYLPSFGPGGTGTVTVDGAGAVLNTTAMTVGSVGQGTLVITDNGVVNSSGASTVAANAGSTGTVDVSSSSNWNLVSTATGTAQNLTVGHQGNGTVNINTTGTVTAGNTVIGNGVTGVGTVKVDGIDAMLNTAGLTVGQTGTGTLNITDSGVVNSSGAGAVGAGANSNGEVIVSDGGIWDLINASGIRQILTVGNNGTGTLNVSTDGMVSAGATAIGGTTTGVGTVKVDGTNAVLNTTTLTVANLGQGTLTIADSGIVKSTGAGIVGTAANSTGTVIVDGTGSQWNLTGTLTTGGSGTGTMTLTDNARVTSQGGTIGNAGAGNGTVDVSTGAEWNNLNGTLTVGNGATGTLNIHDTGVVDAAFTLLGGQASGEGTVNVVGSGAVLNAGALTVGQAGTGTLTVTDGGVVKTAGVTLGNAAGSSGTIDVSSGASWDNGMQILTVGNNSTGTVNIHDGGTITTGAALLGKSAASDGTVNVDGAGSILNLVNGNTYIGQSGKGALNITNGGVVEQNTPYGIFIADGSSVSVDGAGSTLGYNAGALWVTGDLSVTNGGLVNNIPAGIGISITGTAEVDGADSRLTGSNFTVNSGGTLDITQGGSTTITAYGVNRINGTVNVDGAGSTLDVSPALLYVGATSPGTTGVVRVTNGGAVTAVQTILGTYADDTADVLVDGEGSTWTSISGLNVGSSGAAIVSLTHNAVMDGLTGASIGTAAGSNGTVNASSGGQLNLVNASGAAQGLTVGNSGAGTLNINTTGTVTAGGSTIGNAATGVGTVNVNGQDSVLNTTGLTVGYGGLGTLSISDSGTVNSTGVGVVGSIANSTGTVDVNSGGTWNLVNNGVAQNLTVAQSGTGTLNIHADSSVTAGNTQLASAAGSIATVTVDGTNAVLNAGQVRLGVLGNATMTLSNGGTLSVTNNVPVSIASNGGGTGTLNVGAAHGDSATGAGFITGTNSVNMGAGTGTLVFNHTETDPTTAGGYQFTPLITGNGTVMQDAGHTVISAENTYSGATQINGGTLTTTVQSTTGNTGLGTSAVNIAAPGMLEVAGATTDGSGNFTFSNLLTGNGLLSVDLASAADTFAFAPSAGTAFAGVADLKNSTFALSGDNATALTDAMLITSTGNTTTVSDGVQQTDGLAFNGGTLVLDISLPGAAQSDGVLQTGTLVAGAGTFSRNGRDFQASGTGNVQVTLTDPWNDPGLTADPDTSLNLLQQDDTRADIQLVQADTVIGSGGSLMLTDQNGNAIGTDETVAIAQNGTVVADGLYGIRMTTAPGDGLYVNYGLKEVDIRTGQTLTLAEFAGATGADADMSAKVSGSGNLAVSTGGTVSLSNGLNDYSGTTLVQAGTLRTDADGALGNTRELNISSGATADLNNTVQTAGMLTGQAGSTLNLNGGALTLANGGLSNGSLAGSGYLNVDGGVLTINGANSGLSATTAISNGAQVSINDIQGAGTGDITDDGTLTLDGVTGTLVNSLSGTGTVALSNETDISATADNALFTGTWDVQDASLLHFSREENAGTATVSTHNTGTLSLDGYHGDLNNSVTGAGIVMLTGNADVTATETGSQFTGTYDVQSGSTLHVTDATLPSAAALNDNGLTDLTTAGAYTLQNVLTGTGILKADTAGEAFDFASAAGSAFAGTVDLSNATLALGGVNTSALTNATLNANTGSITTVADGEQVIGGLTFAGGEMVFNATLPDEKVAASHVTTTTLEASGTGTVQITVPASYVPDHETSTTSSLMTQDEAGIEVQLVSATQVTGSGGNLELRDQGGNTITDATQVDITQGGSIVAKGTYDYRLTTTGTSGNQDGLYVNYGLKELELLQGQTLTLEGDPGATGAAADQSARITGSGNLAILTADGDVLSLSDGGNDYTGETTVLSGTLRTDADGALGNTSELNISSGATADLNGTLQTAGILNTEPDGTLALNAGTLNLTQGGNVKGEMTGDGQLNVNGGILTVESVNTDMTAGVMIADGATVVLSSPDTVLGGQGAHDVTVAEGGTLGGQGMVGGNVVNSGMLSAMNALPGYEAGPAGRLTLGGNLTNSGTLNLAGSKTGNQLVVNGNYTGSDGLLALNTVLDGDDSPTDKLTVHGDTTGNTRVSVTRAGGTGAQTVNGIELVQVDGSSAGNFALTTGTVEAGAYVYTLAKGTGEAAKNWYLTSKWNGAVPVQDPPVVDPTAPDALRPEAGSYISNIAAANTLFNHRLHDRLGEPQYTGNATSMWMRHVGGHERSSAGDGQLKTQSNRYVLQLGGDIAQWSADGADRWHLGVMGGYANEHSNTRSGRAGYDSDGRVSGYSAGLYGTWYQNDADKTGAYVDSWMLYNWFDSSVTAENRDSDEYKSKGLTASLEAGYTLKAGEFTGSQGTLNTWYVQPQAQVTWMGVKDDAHTRNDGTRIETEGDGNIQTRLGVRTYLNSHHKRDDGKQREFQPFVEVNWIHNTEAFGVKMDGTKVSRDGARNLGEIRTGVEGKLNDRLSVWGNVGVQMGDKGYSDTQGMLGVKYSW from the coding sequence GTGGGCAGTACCAATGGCGGTACGGGAGAGCTCATCATCAGCAACGGCGGTACCGTAACCGGCGATTACAGTACGATTGGGTCAGTAGCCGGTAGCACAGGAACCGTCACAGTAGATGGGGCAGGTGCGGTAATGAATACAGCGGGAATAACAGTGGGTAACGCCGGCGAGGGGACGCTTAACATTACCAGTGGAGGGGAAGTCAATTCATCCTCTGCTGTTGTCATTGGCGTGGGTGCGACGGGGAGCGGTACCGTGACTGTCAACGGCCCCAATTCTGTACTGAACGCTAACGGTTCCCCATCAGCGAGTTGGGGTTCGCTATATGTGGGCTCAGATTATTTGTACCCAAATGGTACCGGCACACTTACCATTGCTGATGGGGGAGTAGTGAACAGTGTCCGCTTTGGAATGATCGGCTACTCAACGAACAGCAATGGCGTGGTTAATGTCAGCAGCAACGGACAGTTGAATCTTGTTAATGCCAGTGGGGTCGCTCAGGGATTGACCATAGGTAATAGCGGTACCGGTACGCTCAATATCAATACTGCAGGTAATGTGACTGCTGGTTCTGTCGGGATTGGTAGTCAAACTACGGGTGTGGGTACGGCGAACATCGATGGTGTTGATGCGTTACTGAATACCGCAGCGATAACAGTGGGCGCGTCCGGTCAGGGTACACTCACCATCACTGATAGTGGTGTTGTGAACAGTACCGGGGCAGGCACCCTGGGTAGCGTAGCAGGCAGCACAGGTGACGTTGATGTCAGCACTGGCGGTCAATGGAACCTGGTCAACGACAGTAATGTGGGTCAGAACCTGGTCGTGGGTGGTAGCGGAGAAGGTACGCTCAATATCCATGCAGACAGCAGCGTGACGGCCGGGGCAACCCATATCGGCTTTTACCTGCCGTCATTTGGCCCGGGCGGTACCGGTACCGTAACTGTTGACGGCGCGGGGGCTGTACTGAATACCACCGCCATGACAGTCGGTTCTGTCGGTCAGGGTACGCTTGTCATCACTGATAACGGTGTGGTGAACAGCAGTGGTGCAAGTACTGTCGCAGCAAACGCAGGAAGCACAGGAACGGTTGATGTAAGCAGCAGTTCCAATTGGAATTTAGTCAGTACTGCGACCGGAACTGCGCAGAATCTGACGGTTGGGCACCAGGGTAACGGTACAGTCAACATCAATACCACAGGGACGGTCACTGCCGGAAACACGGTCATTGGCAATGGTGTAACTGGCGTGGGAACCGTGAAGGTGGATGGCATCGATGCCATGCTGAATACCGCCGGGCTGACCGTGGGGCAGACTGGTACAGGTACGCTCAACATCACTGACAGCGGTGTCGTAAACAGCTCAGGTGCAGGTGCTGTGGGTGCAGGGGCGAACAGCAACGGTGAAGTTATTGTCAGCGACGGTGGGATATGGGATCTGATTAATGCCAGCGGTATCCGGCAAATCCTGACCGTGGGGAATAACGGTACCGGCACACTTAATGTCAGCACTGACGGCATGGTTAGCGCAGGAGCCACAGCCATTGGTGGCACGACGACGGGAGTGGGTACCGTGAAGGTGGACGGTACGAATGCAGTTCTGAATACCACAACCCTGACAGTCGCTAATCTCGGCCAGGGTACATTGACGATTGCTGATAGTGGGATAGTGAAAAGCACCGGCGCAGGCATTGTGGGTACTGCAGCGAACAGTACGGGTACCGTCATCGTTGACGGGACGGGCTCACAGTGGAATCTGACCGGCACACTGACCACAGGTGGTTCAGGTACCGGCACGATGACATTGACGGATAATGCGCGGGTAACCAGCCAGGGCGGCACCATCGGTAACGCCGGTGCAGGTAATGGTACTGTGGATGTCAGTACCGGAGCGGAATGGAACAATCTTAACGGCACACTCACGGTGGGCAACGGTGCCACGGGAACCCTTAATATTCATGACACAGGTGTGGTGGACGCTGCCTTCACCCTGCTGGGTGGCCAGGCTTCCGGTGAGGGTACAGTAAATGTGGTCGGTTCGGGGGCTGTGCTGAACGCAGGTGCCCTGACCGTGGGACAGGCCGGTACAGGTACACTGACGGTGACTGACGGCGGCGTGGTGAAAACCGCAGGCGTCACCCTGGGCAATGCCGCTGGCAGTAGCGGAACAATAGACGTTAGCTCGGGGGCATCATGGGATAACGGCATGCAAATTTTGACTGTGGGGAATAACTCCACTGGTACAGTCAATATCCATGATGGCGGAACAATTACCACCGGTGCGGCGCTTCTTGGTAAGTCCGCTGCAAGTGATGGCACAGTGAATGTCGATGGTGCCGGATCCATTCTGAATCTTGTGAATGGCAACACGTATATTGGTCAGAGCGGCAAAGGCGCACTCAACATAACCAATGGTGGCGTGGTTGAACAGAATACGCCCTACGGCATATTTATCGCTGACGGAAGTTCAGTATCCGTGGACGGTGCAGGCTCCACCCTGGGATATAACGCAGGTGCCCTGTGGGTAACCGGCGACCTTTCAGTCACAAATGGGGGCCTGGTAAATAATATCCCCGCAGGAATCGGCATTAGTATCACTGGAACAGCCGAAGTTGATGGTGCGGATTCCAGATTGACAGGGTCCAATTTTACCGTCAACTCCGGTGGGACGCTGGACATCACCCAGGGCGGAAGCACTACCATCACGGCTTATGGAGTCAACCGGATCAACGGCACAGTAAATGTTGATGGAGCCGGCTCTACACTCGACGTTTCGCCTGCCCTGCTTTATGTCGGTGCTACCTCGCCAGGCACTACCGGCGTCGTCCGGGTCACAAATGGGGGAGCCGTAACGGCTGTCCAGACTATCCTTGGCACTTATGCGGATGATACAGCTGACGTTCTGGTCGATGGTGAAGGATCCACCTGGACAAGTATCAGTGGATTGAACGTTGGGAGCTCAGGCGCTGCTATTGTATCGCTGACCCATAATGCAGTAATGGATGGCCTCACTGGTGCCTCCATTGGTACCGCGGCGGGCAGCAATGGCACAGTCAATGCCAGCAGCGGCGGACAGTTGAATCTGGTCAATGCCAGCGGAGCAGCCCAGGGGCTGACAGTAGGTAATAGCGGAGCGGGTACGCTCAATATCAATACTACCGGGACAGTCACTGCCGGAGGCTCGACAATTGGTAATGCCGCTACGGGAGTCGGTACTGTGAATGTCAATGGACAGGACTCCGTGCTGAACACCACCGGATTGACGGTGGGGTATGGCGGGCTGGGTACGCTAAGCATTTCTGACAGTGGCACAGTGAACAGTACCGGTGTTGGCGTGGTGGGTAGTATTGCAAACAGTACGGGTACGGTTGATGTCAATAGTGGCGGAACATGGAATCTTGTCAATAACGGCGTCGCCCAGAATCTGACCGTGGCGCAGTCCGGTACAGGTACGCTCAATATCCATGCGGACAGTTCGGTCACTGCCGGAAACACACAGCTTGCCAGTGCGGCTGGAAGCATCGCCACCGTTACGGTAGACGGAACCAATGCCGTGCTTAATGCGGGACAGGTGAGGCTTGGCGTACTGGGCAATGCCACGATGACGCTTTCCAATGGTGGTACGCTGTCGGTGACCAACAATGTGCCTGTTTCCATTGCCAGCAACGGAGGTGGTACAGGCACCCTCAACGTTGGTGCGGCACACGGTGATTCTGCTACCGGCGCAGGGTTTATCACTGGCACTAACAGTGTAAACATGGGCGCGGGGACAGGCACCCTCGTCTTCAACCATACCGAAACCGACCCGACCACTGCAGGTGGATATCAGTTCACCCCGCTGATTACCGGCAACGGCACGGTGATGCAGGATGCGGGGCATACCGTTATCAGTGCGGAGAACACTTACAGCGGCGCCACACAGATTAACGGCGGCACTCTCACCACCACCGTGCAGTCAACTACCGGCAATACCGGCCTCGGCACCAGCGCGGTGAACATTGCCGCGCCGGGGATGCTGGAGGTGGCAGGCGCCACGACGGATGGTTCAGGCAATTTTACCTTCAGCAACCTGCTCACGGGTAACGGCCTGCTGAGTGTGGACCTGGCGTCAGCCGCAGACACGTTTGCCTTTGCTCCGTCTGCCGGCACCGCCTTCGCTGGGGTCGCTGACCTGAAAAACAGCACCTTTGCCCTGTCCGGCGATAACGCCACGGCACTGACAGACGCCATGCTAATAACCAGTACCGGTAACACCACCACGGTGAGTGACGGTGTTCAGCAGACTGACGGACTGGCCTTTAATGGCGGCACCCTGGTGCTGGATATCTCCCTGCCTGGCGCGGCACAGTCTGACGGTGTTCTGCAGACCGGGACGCTGGTTGCCGGCGCAGGGACTTTCAGCCGCAATGGTCGGGATTTCCAGGCAAGCGGCACTGGTAACGTTCAGGTGACGCTGACGGACCCGTGGAATGACCCGGGGCTGACGGCTGACCCGGATACCAGCCTCAACCTGCTGCAGCAGGATGACACGCGCGCGGATATTCAACTGGTACAGGCAGATACCGTCATCGGTTCCGGCGGTTCGCTGATGCTGACGGACCAGAACGGGAATGCCATCGGGACTGACGAAACTGTCGCCATTGCACAGAACGGCACGGTGGTCGCTGACGGGCTGTATGGTATCCGGATGACCACTGCGCCGGGAGACGGTCTGTATGTGAACTATGGTCTGAAAGAGGTGGATATCCGTACCGGGCAGACGCTGACGCTGGCTGAGTTCGCGGGTGCCACCGGGGCGGATGCGGACATGTCAGCGAAAGTCTCAGGTAGCGGTAACCTGGCCGTAAGCACAGGCGGGACGGTTTCCCTCTCGAATGGTCTTAACGACTACAGCGGCACCACGCTGGTACAGGCCGGCACGCTGCGTACCGATGCGGATGGTGCGCTGGGTAATACCCGTGAGCTGAACATCAGCAGCGGTGCCACGGCAGACCTTAACAACACCGTACAGACTGCCGGGATGCTGACAGGCCAGGCAGGCTCGACCCTCAACCTCAATGGCGGCGCACTGACGCTGGCAAACGGCGGCCTCAGCAACGGCAGCCTGGCCGGCAGCGGTTACCTGAATGTTGACGGCGGCGTGCTGACCATTAACGGTGCCAACAGTGGTCTGAGCGCCACCACCGCCATCAGCAATGGTGCGCAGGTGAGCATCAATGATATTCAGGGTGCAGGTACCGGGGATATCACCGATGACGGCACCCTGACGCTGGATGGCGTCACCGGCACGCTGGTTAACAGCCTCAGCGGTACTGGTACAGTCGCACTGAGCAACGAAACGGACATTTCAGCCACAGCAGACAACGCTCTGTTTACCGGCACCTGGGATGTTCAGGATGCGTCGCTGCTGCATTTTTCCCGTGAGGAGAATGCGGGCACGGCGACGGTCAGTACTCATAACACCGGCACGTTGTCGCTGGACGGTTATCACGGTGACCTGAACAACAGCGTCACCGGTGCCGGTATCGTGATGCTGACAGGCAATGCGGATGTCACGGCCACGGAAACGGGGAGTCAGTTTACCGGGACATACGACGTCCAGTCCGGCAGTACGCTGCATGTGACCGATGCCACCCTGCCTTCGGCAGCGGCACTGAACGACAACGGGCTGACGGACCTGACCACGGCCGGGGCTTACACCCTGCAGAATGTCCTGACCGGTACCGGGATACTGAAGGCAGACACGGCCGGTGAGGCATTTGATTTCGCATCCGCGGCAGGCAGCGCGTTTGCCGGAACCGTAGACCTCAGCAATGCGACCCTGGCGCTGGGCGGCGTGAACACGTCTGCCCTGACAAACGCCACCCTGAACGCGAACACCGGCAGCATCACCACCGTGGCGGATGGTGAGCAGGTCATCGGCGGTCTCACCTTCGCCGGGGGAGAAATGGTCTTTAACGCGACCCTCCCGGATGAGAAAGTGGCGGCCAGTCATGTGACAACCACGACACTGGAGGCATCCGGTACCGGTACGGTACAGATTACGGTTCCGGCATCGTATGTCCCTGACCATGAGACCAGCACCACCTCATCCCTGATGACGCAGGACGAGGCCGGTATTGAGGTACAACTGGTCAGTGCCACACAGGTCACCGGCAGTGGGGGTAACCTGGAACTCCGGGACCAGGGCGGCAACACCATCACCGATGCCACGCAGGTGGATATCACCCAGGGTGGCAGCATTGTGGCGAAAGGCACATACGATTACCGCCTGACAACAACCGGGACTTCCGGTAACCAGGACGGTCTGTACGTCAACTATGGCCTGAAAGAACTGGAACTGTTGCAGGGCCAGACCCTGACGCTTGAGGGCGACCCGGGTGCCACCGGTGCGGCCGCGGACCAGTCTGCCCGCATCACCGGCAGCGGTAATCTGGCCATCCTGACGGCAGACGGCGATGTACTGTCCCTGTCGGACGGTGGTAATGACTATACCGGCGAGACCACAGTTCTGAGCGGTACCCTGCGTACCGATGCAGACGGCGCGCTTGGCAATACCAGCGAGCTGAACATCAGTAGCGGTGCCACTGCCGACCTTAACGGTACCCTCCAGACAGCGGGCATCCTGAACACTGAACCGGACGGTACGCTGGCGCTGAATGCCGGGACGCTGAATCTCACCCAGGGCGGCAACGTGAAGGGAGAGATGACCGGAGACGGTCAGCTGAACGTGAACGGCGGCATCCTGACGGTGGAGAGTGTGAACACTGACATGACAGCAGGTGTGATGATTGCTGATGGTGCCACGGTAGTACTGAGCTCGCCTGACACCGTGCTGGGCGGACAGGGAGCCCACGATGTGACGGTGGCTGAGGGCGGTACGCTGGGCGGTCAGGGTATGGTGGGAGGCAATGTCGTGAACAGCGGCATGCTCAGCGCCATGAACGCCCTGCCGGGTTATGAAGCCGGACCTGCTGGTCGCCTGACGCTGGGTGGGAACCTGACCAACAGCGGCACGCTGAATCTTGCTGGCAGCAAAACCGGTAACCAGTTAGTGGTCAACGGCAACTATACCGGCAGCGACGGTCTGCTGGCACTCAATACGGTACTTGACGGTGATGACTCGCCGACAGATAAACTGACGGTTCACGGTGACACGACGGGCAATACCCGGGTCAGCGTGACCCGCGCAGGCGGCACCGGCGCACAGACGGTGAACGGCATTGAGCTGGTTCAGGTGGACGGCAGCTCTGCCGGTAACTTCGCCCTGACTACCGGAACGGTGGAAGCAGGTGCCTATGTCTATACCCTGGCGAAAGGGACTGGCGAGGCAGCGAAAAACTGGTACCTGACAAGTAAATGGAACGGTGCGGTACCCGTGCAGGATCCGCCGGTCGTCGACCCGACCGCCCCTGACGCCCTGCGTCCGGAAGCGGGCAGCTATATCAGCAATATCGCGGCGGCCAACACGCTGTTTAACCACCGCCTGCATGACCGCCTCGGTGAACCGCAGTATACCGGCAACGCCACCAGCATGTGGATGCGTCACGTCGGTGGCCATGAGCGTTCCTCTGCCGGTGACGGTCAGCTGAAAACACAGAGCAACCGCTATGTGCTGCAGCTCGGCGGCGATATCGCGCAGTGGAGTGCTGACGGCGCTGACCGCTGGCATCTGGGCGTGATGGGGGGCTATGCGAACGAGCACAGCAACACCCGTAGCGGTCGTGCCGGTTACGACTCGGATGGGCGTGTCAGTGGTTACAGCGCCGGTCTGTACGGTACCTGGTACCAGAACGACGCGGACAAAACCGGAGCGTATGTGGACAGCTGGATGCTGTACAACTGGTTCGACAGCAGCGTGACCGCGGAAAACCGTGACAGCGATGAGTACAAATCGAAAGGGCTGACCGCCTCTCTGGAAGCGGGTTATACCCTGAAAGCCGGTGAGTTCACCGGCAGCCAGGGCACGCTGAACACCTGGTATGTGCAGCCGCAGGCACAGGTCACCTGGATGGGCGTGAAGGATGATGCACACACCCGGAATGACGGCACCCGCATCGAAACCGAAGGCGACGGCAACATCCAGACCCGTCTGGGCGTAAGAACCTACCTGAACAGTCACCACAAAAGGGATGACGGTAAACAGCGTGAGTTCCAGCCGTTCGTGGAAGTGAACTGGATCCACAACACCGAAGCCTTTGGCGTGAAGATGGATGGCACGAAAGTCAGCCGTGATGGCGCCCGCAACCTGGGCGAGATCCGCACCGGGGTGGAAGGCAAGCTGAACGACCGCCTGAGTGTCTGGGGCAACGTGGGCGTGCAGATGGGTGACAAAGGCTACAGCGACACCCAGGGCATGCTGGGGGTGAAATACAGCTGGTAA